caacaaaggacaactggcacacagggcttaaatacacaagggaggtgcaggtgattggacacaggtggaatcaatcacgcaatcacaagacaaggcaggaagtgaagttaacccaggaccacaagagacatgaaacttcaaactaaaacaggaagcgaagccaaaccgtgacagttgtcaataaaaacacaaaagagaacTTATTTATTTACCTGTATGCAAGGTTACAAatgaaccttttattatttacttgCATTTACGGGCTATTTTAACAGTAATATTACCTCAGCTTGATggtgcttcctcctgctccataaAACACCACTAAGTGTAaagtttataatcacacaacaaaacaaacggaGCAACGCAAGGTGAGATtcttagtatttttttttcaactattttcaacatttattttcaaaatcaaaGCAAAATTCCGTCTCACAACAGAATCCAGATAAAAAATagtactttttaatttttctattTGTATATCTGAGAGCAATGTGTAACCAGAGACAAATAAAGCCGAATCTGATTCTGAATCCGGATTGAAAATAGTACTCGACAACTGTAGGCCGACTTCACAAAGACAAGTTTCCACAGTGGAAAGCTTTTGAAATATGCATCAATACTACAAAACATCCGAGACGAGGTTTGTAACCAATGAAATGTACAGATACCATGGTGAGACACCAGCGAGCAACGAGCTGCAAGCTTCCAACGCTTGATTTTCCTGTtttgacattgatttgccttcatGCCTCTGTTACCAACGTCTAGGGTAccacccgtcccttaaaatacggaatcggcccgtatttgagaataaaatatatagcGCGTCCTGctttgaatgaatacttgaGTAATTAGTAAGTAAACTACCTTGTTGTGAGTTGTGGTCGATGCAGCATCCCGCTTCAAAAGCACCGATGAGAGTGGGAGGAATCCCTCCGTCGGCTGTAGCGtcccttatttttctttattgaagGTGGCAACTCTACCAACGTCACGTaacaatattataatataaaacatttctttcagtAGATATTTGAGTGAATTATATTTCCTAACGTTACGTCAAAAAGTGAACTCCAGCTGGGTTGGTTCTTGTTTTAATAGACGCGTCTCTCAGCTGCTTGGTGTCTTCTTGCAGGTGTTCAACGATCCCATCCACGGCCACATGGAGATGGACCCTCTGCTCGTCAGAATCATCGACACGCCTCAGTTCCAGAGGCTCCGTCACATCAAGCAGCTCGGGGGGGCCTACTATGTTTTCCCCGGAGCCTCCCACAACCGCTTCGAGCACTCCCTCGGGTATGTCCTCCACTAGGGGCACTGGTCTGTTGACCCGGCATCGATCACTGCATTCATAGAGCAGTCTCTAAAATGGATTTATTAGTCATCACTATTGTAGGAGAGGAAGGCCGTAGACCCACAAATAGATGAAGAGTCACACAACTTCACATTACACTTCTAACGTGTTTCACCAAACGCTCCGATGAGTCTCTTCATCTTCAGCCGGTGGAGCTCATTGGTGTTTGTCCTCGTCCTCAGGGTGGCGCATCTGGCTGGAAAACTGGTCCGAGCTCTGCATCAGAGGCAGCTGGAGCTCAAGATCACCCCCGGAGAATTCACCCCCGGAGACATCACCCCCAGAGACATCCTCTGCGTGCAGATCGCCGGGCTCTGCCACGACCTCGGTGAGTTGAGTTCAGTGTTTGGAGGGGGGCTTAATGGCGGCTTATTGGGACCAGAAGGGATGGCGTGTTGAtcacatcctcttcctctccaggacACGGGCCTTTCTCCCACATGTTTGACAAAAAGTTTATCCCTAAAGCACGTCCAGGTTACAAGTGGAAGGTAGGACACAATGAGACTTATATTTGAGTGTTTATGCATCACTTCTTGTGCATTGGGTTCTTTCCTGCATTGTTTTCTTACTTGTCACAAATTATAACAGCTTTTAAAGCAGCATTAATGTGAATCAAACATATTGTAGCAAATGGATAAATGGAGGCAGAATACGCTGTTTTTCAGTCAGAAATATAATCTCATTTCCACATTCTGTTCTCTGACTGCTTTATCATGTCTCGTGGGAAGTAAGCTTGGTTGATTGAACCTGCGTTGTGATTCACCAGAACAAGTCCGTCAAGTCAAGgagatgaacacaaacaacTTTTATAATTGAACTGGTGAGATTACAAGTTTTAAAAGGACGTCACTGCTCCAACAAAAGCACAACCTGAACAACCAGAAAGGTCTGATAATGACTTCTGCCTGTTGCTGTCTGTAAGGCCTGAGATCTGTTCAAGTTCTTTTATCTGCTCCACTTCCACCTAAAGACTCGGTTTGCATCAAAATCTGCTGGGATTTAAAAATCCTCtcacctcacctggtctctgACCACGAGGAcaattttaaataatgttgttATGTTATCTCCTTGCTATTACTATGTTAACTTATGGATATAAGAAACGGAAGCAAAATAAAGTTTAGCAATATTTATTAAATCAGGAGGCCAGGGACACTGATCCATTGCGCTGCCGAGCAGAAGGCCCGGTCCCCTGTGGTGCAAAGCGTGGTGTTGGTGTTGCTTTTGAATCATCACCGTGTTGCTCCCGTTCCATGCCATGTTGATTTTGCATAATTTGCATTTAACACACTTGTTTATTTAGTGGGAAACGCTCCCACCACTTGGACGACTTCTCTGCCTGCCCCACGTGATTCAACTGCcgctgctctttcctcttcttcttcctcttcctctacaGCCTCATCTCAGCGAGTGGCGTCATAATCACGCAACGATTCGATAATGACATTTTttgccaacacttttaataatcgattttgaGTTGACAGAGCCCTTTTTGATATAATCTGCTATAATTGATGTAATTTGACTTCATGGCCCGACAGTAAGTACAAGATAACAACCATGATGCACGCAGTGAAATTTACTCACCTTTCAGCTGAGATTACTTTCTATTCGAGTCATCGTGCTTTCACTTTTACATCCtgaccattttctttttgtgaataTTTGTTGCAGCATGAGAAGGCCTCCGTGGACATGTTTGAGCACCTGGTGGAAGTCAACAATCTGGAGGctgagatgaagaagaaggagcacgGCCTGGAGCTGCCCGACGACCTGTACTTCATCAAGGAACTGATCGCTGGGCAGAAGGACCAGAAGCAGCCAGATGGGTTGAAGGATCCGGATGAGTGGAAGGTAGCCGAAATAAGTCGTTCTGGTCTGGAGGTCTAGAGCCAATAAAACAAGATGACAAACATGCCAAACACAAACTCTAAAAAACACTAGTCCACAAACCAAAAGGGTGACCTCACAATGACCACGTTCAGTGATGGTTGGAATACAACATTACTAATGGATGAATCACATATTTTATGTTAATCGTTATAGTATGGAAGTAAAAACCTAGTATTGATATAAGTATCAGTTACTATAGGGATTATCTTGAAGCAAATAACAACAGATTGCAAATGGTTAGttggtgaaaaataaacaatgattACATCTACAAGAGAATAGAAAACTCCTGAACAGAGTACTGTGAACCCATGACACAAGACAGATGAGGACCTTGAAGGTATCTCCTCTGGAGATGGGGCATGAGGCAGTGCAGAGGTGGAAAAATGATCAGATTGTTCATTCTTGACGTTGACTTGACTGTGGTCTCTCATCTCCCCAGCGCCGCCATGAAGACAAGTCCTTCCTCTATGAGATTGTGTCCAACAAAAGAAACAGCATCGATGTGGACAAGTGGGACTACTTTGCCAGGTGGGGCCTGTACCCTGAATGTTCCTTATTGACCTGTTAACTTCAACCGTCTTTTCACCACGACGTGTCTTCATTCTCAGGGACTGCTACCACCTGGGCATCAAGAACAACTTTGACTATAGCCGCTGCCTGATGTTCGCCAGAGTGTGTAAGGTAGACGGGGAGGAGCAGATCTGCTTCAGAGACAAGGTGCTTAaacccagagacacaaagacaatcGGCTAAAAATGAGAAGCTTGCTCTCTTTAAACATTCGCCCAAACTTTACCTGTTTATCACCACCACAAGCTGTattttgagcaaaaaaaaacgaatcaacTGAACGAGTGAGGTAGGGAACGCGTATACCTTTCTggtaaagacctgtcaatcagcatgttgctccgccccaaagcatctctTTCTTTatagtctgtttgactctaaatggaccataattgtCCAATgatcatcatgctgtattgagaAGACGTataagacttgaaactagagactgaatGTGCGTTCATGTCACATTTGAGTCTCTTTTTGAGAACTTCTGTCCTCCGTCCTCTGTGATCATCAGTTGTCTCTTTTAACAGGAAGTGGGAAATCTGTATGACATGTTCCACACAAGGAACTGTCTCCACCGGAGAGCCTACCAGCACAGAGTGGCCAACATCGTGGAGACTATGTGAGGAGCTTGTTGTCTTCGCTtcatgactccccccccccccccccccccatgcgtgTTACGTTTTTACAAAGTGATGATGGGATTTTCTCAGGATCACGGAGGCCTTTTTGAAAGCAGAAGGACACATTCTGTTCAACGAACTCCCTCTCTCCGCTACCATCGATGACATGGAGGCCTACACCAAGGTGACAGGTGAGTAGAAACAAGCCGGCTCCACGCCCCcacttttcaaacatttttcacatctgaagaagaaattgaattgaagtatTACGGACAATCGTTATCTGCTGATCATCCAGTGAAATGATGTTATGAGGGATCCGTGTTCATGATCTCTGCTCATGTGACATTGTAAACAACCACTCAGTGATCAGATCGACAGGAGGCGGAGCTAGCAATGTCAGCAGCACCGCTAACAGCTGACCAACGGAGGTTCTCTTTAGTTACAaagttgtgtgtaattattacattaatatGTCATCTTCAAACGTACTTTCTATTCATAAGATGTTTAAACGCCATAAATAGATACTAAAATATAAcatgtagaaaaaacaaaaaaccctcaaataaataaatcaaattactCAGCAATGTGGAAACAAACTAAGTTTTCAGAAGGTTCTCCTGTTAAAcagctttttatatttttatcaaaACAATTCTCGCTACAAACTAAAACTCATGAGCAGACTAATAAGTCACTTGTTTAAGATGTGAATTGATGTTTTTCACTCGCAAACTGTCAAATAATATTAATCTATTTTGATCCCTTCTTTgtcagattaaaaaaaggtgctgtgtttactgccccccccctcctctttcttacTAGATGACGTCTTTAATCAAATACTCAACTCATCCTCCGATGAGCTGAAAGAGTCAAGGAACATTCTTCAAGCCGTTGTGGGTCGACGCCTCTACGCATGTATCGGCCAGGCTCAGCCGACGCGACGCGTGAACCTCGAAGTCAGTCCGATTAAAGCTGTTCTATTCAGTTATTTCACTTTGGAGAAGCTGGAAACAGTAAATGTTTAACAATGAAAGGCTTTGGAAGtgtctttgttcatgtttggaTAGAGAATTTACCTCCTGCTCTTTCTCCTCTGAAAGGAGATGGAAGCGAGCTGGGAAGCTGCTCTGGCTCGACAGGTCCCTCCGGTTCTGGATCGTGGGGACTTCTTTGTTGATGTGAGTCTTTTTAATCTGATCCGTCCCTGTGCTCCCTGCTCTACAATGTGTCTGCAGGCTTCAATACGACTTTCTCACTCTTCTAGGTCATCAACTTTGACTATGGGATGAAGGACGAGAACCCCATCGACAGCGTGCGCTTCTACAAAAAGGACAAACCGAGCAAAGCCTTCAAGATCAGCAAGAATCAGGTCAGAACCGAACGAGAAGCCCAGACCTCAGATCTCAGGACCGGCTTCATGTTTATGTTCAACTCTTCCCAGTGACGATTGAGCTTCAAGTTAAATCATCTTCCTACTTTATTGTGTTAAATGAAGAATACTGTGTACATTCTGCacctttttgtgctgtttccattAATTGAGCCATAAAGTTTCCCTCCTCCAACCTTCCAGCTGTCAGATTGAACGATGACGAGCTCCTTGATACAAACTGAGGGGAAATATGGTGTTAAAACAAATAGAGAATAAAAAGCAAAGAtactgttgtcatggaaactaCCCAGAAGCTCTGTGGACTCTTTTAACCTGAGTCCTCAAAACTaagctgcttctcctcctctccaggtgTCTGGCTTTCTCCCGGAGAAGTTCAGCGAGCAGCTGATCAGAGTTTACTGCAAAAAGGATGACAGCAACGACGACAACGACAGCAATCACTCCAAGGATGAGCCTCTAAACTTTGCCCAGTGGTGCTCCGACAACAAATTCCAGATGCTTCAGGtaatatgagaaaatgacttctgTCTAGTGACCagcggggggcgactcctctggtcctttGGTCCTCAGTGGAAACCAGAGACATAAAAGTAGACGACATGAGGGattaaagatggaaataaagaATGGGATTGGGAAGGAATTATAcatgaaatgtgtccaaaagTCTGATCCGGTGGAAGTGGACTTCACGTATTTGAACCCAGATCCCTTTTGAGCCTCATTGTCATCTGTTGTTTTGTTCCTCACACAGGACGAAGACAGAAAAGCCCCCGATGGGACTCCTGAAGACCAACAGGAC
This sequence is a window from Pungitius pungitius chromosome 1, fPunPun2.1, whole genome shotgun sequence. Protein-coding genes within it:
- the LOC134133297 gene encoding deoxynucleoside triphosphate triphosphohydrolase SAMHD1-like codes for the protein MASPPSDQSKVFNDPIHGHMEMDPLLVRIIDTPQFQRLRHIKQLGGAYYVFPGASHNRFEHSLGVAHLAGKLVRALHQRQLELKITPGEFTPGDITPRDILCVQIAGLCHDLGHGPFSHMFDKKFIPKARPGYKWKHEKASVDMFEHLVEVNNLEAEMKKKEHGLELPDDLYFIKELIAGQKDQKQPDGLKDPDEWKRRHEDKSFLYEIVSNKRNSIDVDKWDYFARDCYHLGIKNNFDYSRCLMFARVCKVDGEEQICFRDKEVGNLYDMFHTRNCLHRRAYQHRVANIVETMITEAFLKAEGHILFNELPLSATIDDMEAYTKVTDDVFNQILNSSSDELKESRNILQAVVGRRLYACIGQAQPTRRVNLEEMEASWEAALARQVPPVLDRGDFFVDVINFDYGMKDENPIDSVRFYKKDKPSKAFKISKNQVSGFLPEKFSEQLIRVYCKKDDSNDDNDSNHSKDEPLNFAQWCSDNKFQMLQDEDRKAPDGTPEDQQDDMKEVNPVGTNVE